In Vibrio alginolyticus NBRC 15630 = ATCC 17749, the sequence AATTGAGACGATTATCCAATACCTGACAAACTCGTTCAAGTATTCGCCGCCGATTCTTTATAACAGATGCGGATATATAAGATTACACTGCGAAACAACACATAAATTAAGCAAAACGTTTCTAACTTGATTATAGCTAGGTACAATGCGCTCCACTTGGTCCGAGCAATCAAAAGAGGATAACCCCATGACCAAATCATCAGAGCTGTATCAAAAAGCTCAGCAAACCATCCCTGGCGGTGTCAATTCACCAGTTCGTGCATTCAACGGCGTTGGCGGCTCTCCGCTATTTATCGAACGAGCAGACGGTCCACTGATTTTTGATGCCGATGGTAAAGCGTATATTGATTACGTTGGCTCTTGGGGTCCAATGATTCTTGGCCACAACCACGCAGTTATCCGCGAAGCAGTAATTGATGCAGCGCAACGCGGTCTTAGCTTCGGTGCGCCAACAGAACTTGAAATCGCGATGGCAGAATTAGTTTCTGAGCTTGTTCCATCAATGGAGCAAATCCGCATGGTAAGTTCTGGTACTGAAGCTACGATGAGCGCGATTCGCCTTGCACGTGGCTTCACCGGTCGCGACAAGATCATGAAATTTGAAGGTTGTTACCACGGCCATGCTGACAGCTTGCTAGTAAAAGCAGGTTCTGGTGCACTAACTCTAGGCCAACCAAGCTCTCCTGGCGTTCCTGCAGATTTTGCTAAGCACACGCTAACAGCAACATTCAACGACCTAGATTCTGTACGCGAGCTATTTGCTGCTAACAAAGGCGAAATTGCTTGTATCATCGTTGAGCCAGTAGCAGGCAACATGAACTGTATTCCACCAGTGGAAGGCTTCCACGAAGGGCTACGTGACATCTGTGATCAAGAAGGCGCGCTACTAATTTTTGATGAAGTAATGACAGGCTTCCGTGTTGCTCTAGGCGGCGCGCAAGCACACTACAACATCAAACCCGACCTAACGACACTGGGTAAAGTGATTGGTGGCGGTATGCCAGTAGGTGCTTTCGGTGGCCGTAAAGAAGTGATGCAATACGTTGCACCTACAGGCCCAGTTTACCAAGCTGGTACCCTTTCCGGTAACCCTGTCGCAATGGCAGCAGGCTACGCATGTTTGAACCTTCTAAAAGAAGAGGGCAACGAAAAGCGCCTAGCTTCTAAAACGAAACAACTTGCTGAAGGTTTTAAGTCTCTAGCAGAAAAACACGGTATTCCGCTAGTTGTTAACCAAGTGGGCGGTATGTTCGGCTTCTTCTTCACTGACCAAGAAAAAGTAACTTGCTACGAAGACGTAACGAAGTGCGATGTAGAACGCTTCAAGCGTTTCTTCCACTTAATGCTAAAACACGGTGTCTACCTTGCGCCATCTGCGTTTGAAGCGAGCTTTACTTCACTCGCTCATGGTTCAAAAGAGATTGATGCCACACTAGAAGCTGCTGACCGCTGTTTTGCTGTTCTTGCAGAAGAAGCGAAGTAATCGCTAAAAACGGCGATAACGCATTTAGAAAAGGACCGTAACG encodes:
- the hemL gene encoding glutamate-1-semialdehyde 2,1-aminomutase; the protein is MTKSSELYQKAQQTIPGGVNSPVRAFNGVGGSPLFIERADGPLIFDADGKAYIDYVGSWGPMILGHNHAVIREAVIDAAQRGLSFGAPTELEIAMAELVSELVPSMEQIRMVSSGTEATMSAIRLARGFTGRDKIMKFEGCYHGHADSLLVKAGSGALTLGQPSSPGVPADFAKHTLTATFNDLDSVRELFAANKGEIACIIVEPVAGNMNCIPPVEGFHEGLRDICDQEGALLIFDEVMTGFRVALGGAQAHYNIKPDLTTLGKVIGGGMPVGAFGGRKEVMQYVAPTGPVYQAGTLSGNPVAMAAGYACLNLLKEEGNEKRLASKTKQLAEGFKSLAEKHGIPLVVNQVGGMFGFFFTDQEKVTCYEDVTKCDVERFKRFFHLMLKHGVYLAPSAFEASFTSLAHGSKEIDATLEAADRCFAVLAEEAK